Within the Musa acuminata AAA Group cultivar baxijiao chromosome BXJ2-9, Cavendish_Baxijiao_AAA, whole genome shotgun sequence genome, the region CTGCACAATAGGTCAATGTCCGAGAGGGTAGTTCCGGCTTGTCCCCTCCGAAGCTTAAGTCAATTTTTATGGATAGTGTTTCTCATCCCTCGGTATCTACCTAGGGATAGTTTTTATATCTTTCGTACGAAGTCGACTCCCCTTGTATTTACTAATATTCTCATCGATATTTTGGGCTAACGATTTGTTTGTTCGAAGGCTATCTTCCCAATCCCATGCCTTGCGAGGTTATATCATCGTTGGCAAATGTCACTTCATGTGATTCCGAATGACATAGATTTGTTATGCGCCGCTTTAGAGCTGAGCTACAATCATTTTTTAGTTGAGCTACAATCATTTCTGAGCCGGGCTAAGTCACTTCAAAGTGTAAACGTTTTTAAATTGATTTGTGGCATTTCATATTACTTTAagatatatacattattttgattGAAGTGACACCGCATGTAAACTAAGGTGGAGTCCCGCACTTGACTAAAACTGTTaaactaaaattttatttaatcataaaatcatatctaatcataaattttaatttatattctaGTAATATAAAACTAAAAGTCGCTTTTCCTATATCCTTTTAATTGGGGGGagtcttcctcttcctttttccttgtAAGTCCTTGAAGTGCCTGTTTGTTTCTCCCCAAGCTGATCCGCCGGAGGCAAGTCGAGCCGCAAGTCCTTTGAGTCGACGACCTCTTTTCATCCTTTCATGAGACGAGTTTTTCTCCTCATATACGGATGTGGGTGCAATTGGTGCTACAAAAGAATAGTGCCACGGGCCAAAATGTTCCTGACAGCTCCTATGGTGTCAATTAGATGTCGTCTCCTTCTAACATACATCCTGCCTGCAATAGAAGAAGAATGGCTGTTAGGTTAGGCTGGTACAGTTTTCTCATTGTCCGTCTTCGTGATGAGACGATACGGGTTTGGGTTGTGAAGATGGGAGCTGAAATACCACAGCACAAACCGAGTTGTTCGTCGGAGTGATGATGATGCCAACGGGCGTACACATTCTTCCCGAGTCAAAAACCATGGATTTGGGATTTGGAAGGCTGAGTTGGACATCGTCGGCCGAAAGATCTACGATCCAACAGAATGGATTGCATCCGATGGAGACCAAAGTGCTGGTCGGATAGAGCTGTAGTCCGGAGGAATCGGGATGACGTACCCCATCGTCGTCCAGGTTGTGTACGCTCGAGACTCGCACGGTGTATGCACGTTGGCACGTACCCAATCATAAGTGTTGAGGACCGTGGGATGACCAGACGGACGGTGAGTGCAGGACCAGCTCGTCCTCGCCTCCTcccttccctccctccctctcgttTCGTGGCGCGCTAAAAACGAAAAGAAACAACCAAACAAAACAGATAGGGAAAGACGGggaggagtaggaggaggaggacgagggcgACGACGGCTGCTGAAGTCACGTAATGGAGCGTGGGAGGGAAAACTGGCGTTGACCAGACCTGATACGACCTCGCCGGAGGAGGTGACGACATGCGGCTGATCGACCGCTCCGACTCCCCCCAGGACGTGGCCGCCGCCGTCGTATGCTCCGCCCTCCTCGTCCTCTCCGCTGCCTCCGCCGCAGCCGTTCTTCGTGTACGCCGCCTCTGCCGCAGGCGCCTCCACGACATCGTCAACCCGCTCTGGTCCGTccgcctcgtcctcctcctcttcgcctCCATCTGGTCCCTCTCCGACATCCTCCGCTCCCCAATCTTCCGACGTCGCCTCCCGCTCCCCTTCCGCCGCCGCCTGGACATCCTCTGCCACGCCCACCTCGTCGCCACGCAGGCTCTAGCCGAGCCCGCCTTCCTCACcgtcgtcctcttcctcctccgcgcCTCCATCCGCCCCAAACCAGCCTCCTCAGCCTCCGCATTCGCTGCCGCCATCGCCGCCGCGCTCGTCTCCGCCCTCCCATTTCTCACCCTTTACTCTCTCTACCTCACCGTCTCTACCTGGGACCTCCGCCGACTTAGCCTCCCCCCCGTCCTCTTCGGCCCCAGCGACAGCGGTGTAACTTCGATCTCTTCCTCCGCCGCCGCGGCCTACCAGTGCACGTACCCGCTCATCGGCGCCGTTCTCCTCGCGGTACTGGGCGCGGTGTACGTACCGGTCTTCATCTCCGCCTCGTGGGGAGCGGTGTCGGTGGTCATAAACCGGCGGCTGAGAGCGAGGCTTTACGCGCTCTCCGCCACGGTGGTTGGGGCACTCTCCGTCCAGGTGGCTGCTCTCACCTTCTCAACGCTCTGCAACCCTGGAGACACCGCGTTCCAGTGGCTCTccctcgccgccgccgtcgcGTTCGCGACGTTAGCAGCAGTCGGCGAGGCGATCCTGGTCGTCTGGCCCATCATCGATGCGCTCTCCGTCGGCAAGACGGAGGAGGCAACACCGAAGCACATGCAAAGCACGTGCGTGGTGGGTGTGCGGGACGTGGCACAGGAGGAGGGGGAGGTGGACGGCGGGGTGGTCTGACCGCTAACGGTGGCAGTTTCCATGGCCTTTGACTACTATAATCGGGTTGGGTGATCGTATTTACttcccttaatttttttttttgcacctgGAATTGTGGACATagaaattcttcttttttttttcggcGACAAATTTGTTCAGTCAAAGAAGTTAATATATCGGTctttttcaagttttttttttgtgtacatacatacataatctATTATTTATCTCAAGGAAATTCCATTATGTATTGACGTTCTCTAATGTTTCTCAATAAACTATAGTGTGCTTTAACCATTATTCAACTCCCAAGTACAAATGGGGGGCACAGAATCTCAATAAAAACTATAATGCTTTAACTCGTTGGAACTGGAAAAGAAGAGTAGACGAGAAGAGACGGAGCAAGCAAATCTAACATCTTAGAGAGGTGTCTGCCCATTCATGGAGGAGGAAGACATCAGCGCTAACACGTCTGTCACCGAAGCCATAGCACTCAAAGCTGCTTTCAGCACATCCTGCGAACACCCAGGCTTAACGATGCTTTTCACCTGTATAAACGTAAGAATAATCCTCCATGATAACGTTTCTATGGGTAATTCATGGATATTGTCCATTCCATGGCTCCAATATATAAAGGTTAAAAAATGAaggaaaaattatatatcatgtaATGAGAAAGTTATAGACCTTATCCATATACTCCTGAAGCAATTTAATTCGGCCCATGTAGTCTTGGTCTTCGACGCACAACGAAATAGAATTTGCATCAGCACCCGGCCCTTCAAATTGGATTGGCCCTGGGTTTCTATATATGTCGTCCATCAGAAAACTGGAAGCTCTGAGCCTCACCAACCTGGAACCAAGTTCAAAATTAACTCTCGCAGGAAAAACGAACATCAGAATTGTGCAGAAATAAAGCGATAATTACAAAACAATAATATCCTAAAAGGAAGACCTTCTCACAGGGCTTAGCTGCAAAAATAGGTATTAATACAACGTCGTAAAGACATACTCATAGGCTTTTCCTTCCAAGTCAACCGTGGCAGGATGGATGGCAGGCTTTCCGATAGCTGTTGCTCCTGCGCCATATAACCTCTTGACAGTCATCATTGCCTGGCGTTCAGCCAAAACTGTGTGTTATCGAGTGAGTGTAATGTAAAATAAGAGAGCAGTGTCCATTTATTTGCAAACAAGTAAAAAAGATCAAACAATTTTACCGGTATCGGAGCAGCACCACACCTCCACTTATTCACAGGGTTCTTCAGATTTGTTATGGTCGCCATGTAACCATTCAAACCAGCAGCTAATATGTGATAGCAAACATGGCCAAGCGCCTATGCAGTACAGATCTATCTATGAGTGGCTCATTCACAAGGAAAgaaaacacaagaaaaaaaaaatactacttAACAGAACATACATAGGCATAATCGCAATCGAATTTTGATGGCAAAGATCCCCGAGCTTGGTATCCAAAAAAGTGGCAGATTGAATTGAACTTCTTTCCTATATATGTGCCTTCTTTCTGTACACCAATTTAGTAAAATGAAATTTCTCTACCTTACAAGGTTGATCAGAAACAAATCTTGAATAATGTTTAAAGAGCGAGTATGAACCTATCGTACCAACCGTCTGTTCATTTCTGTCTCCACCAGATGGGCTAGCAGCCTTTCAGTCTCGATCTGAAAAGAAATGAATTAAGCAAAACGAGTAGATGCATGGTAGAGCTTAATATATCTTCTACATTATTAGTCCAACTAGAGGAGATTTACCTGGGAAAGTTGTGCAGAGTCATCAGACTCCGGGTGGAGAACCACCTGCGGAGTCGAGGATTTCGTCAGGGAAAAGTCCTCAGTggatcagatatatatatatatatatatatatatatatatatatatatatatatatatatgcgattgCGAGTAATAAAAAAAAGTAACCTGTTTCCTCATAAATGGTGGCAAAAATTCAAACAATGCGGATGCCCATGGTGAAAGCTGAGAAGGTATTGTCTCAACAGAAACTCCTTGGCGATGAAGACCGTGGATTTCCTTAAGCAATTACAAATAATATACTCAGTCCATCAGAAACCATGATCCGCAACTAGAcgaagaaaagtaaaaaaaatagaaGTCATTCCAATACGAAACTAGGCAaaataccataaaattaattagtcTGAAGCAGATCATGTACCTGGAGCAGGGCGTACAATTCTGGAATACTTTCTACTAGCCCCTCGGGGATAAGAATGACACCATGATACTTGTCTGCATCAAGAACATATTGGTAAGTCACTGCGCTGTATTTCATGCTAATCAGTAAAAGAAACAGTACTCACTTCTATATGTTACCTTTCTCTGCCCTGGCTTGGACTGCATCGCAGATCTGTTTTGTTATGTCAAAAATTGTAAGTTTCGATACGGCAACATCCTCACCTAGGATAACCTGGGAATAGATTAAAGGTAATTTGAGATGAAATCGACAAGATGATATAAAACAGACTGCGTTGGAAAGATGGGATGAAGTagaggaaaaaaataataaaagaatagcATGAAAGACTGACCATGTTTGGATGCGACTGGAGAGTACACTCTAAGGCCACATGAGATGCCTTACGTCCCATCAAGCGAATAAAATAGTAATACTGCAAGGTCAAACGTAAGTGACAGAACATGAAACCAGCTGAAGATGACATAAGACTGATGATAGCCATATTGAATAAGAAAGTAAATAACGAGTTACTCGTTGGAATAAAAAACGAACATCCAGAGAACGCAAACAAAAAAAGGGAGAGCCAAAGCAAAATTTCATTTCTTAGCAAGCAAGAAAGCACATCAGTGTCAGCTTGATTAACATTAAAAAGAAAGCCCATCTTTCTTGCCCACCATGACAAAACTATACGTCAATTAAGTATTTAGAACTTGCATAAAGATAACTCTGCGCAGGCCGAGTACAATGTGAAGCAACTGCAGGAACTACTTCACCCAAAAAACACATAAATTAAGGTGTTACCTTCTCTGCAGAAAGGGCATCTGTACAAACATTGCTGATGAGTTGCGAATTAACCTGGGAAAAGAATTTCCAAAAGCAATCTTCAAACTAATACTTCAAGACAAGTCACAAGAAGAAGTACTAAAAGATGTCAAATTAATGACGAAGAGTCTTTATACATGGTTAATTTGTTTACGCGATTAAAGTATAGTTCACAAAAATGCATTAATACCTTGCATATTGTGTCAAACCCTACGTCTGTCTCAACAAATTGGTTCTTGAGATCTCCGTTCAAGGTTACAGGAACTCCAACTACCTGTCGACATACGCTATTGTGTTCAGGTATACAGCTAAAAAAGAGATACAACATCTCCCAACATATAGGAGACTGTTTCAGGAACTTATAGGGTTACGGTAAGTTTGTTTTGCTAGAAAGAGAGAATGAGAGATAGAGAGCGAGACAGCTGTAGCAGAACTGAAACCTTTGTTTGACATTTGGACTCCACAAAGGTCTCTGCTAGCTGAGCAGCATCTGTGTGGGATGTAACTCCTAAAAGTGGACAAGAAACAGAACGTAAGCAACATAATTTGTTTTGAGCTTGCCTAGCTATGCCATTGGACTCACCACCAATAATGACAAGACCGGTTAAATTCAGTTCTTGGCACGCAGACATTGTAGCATTGACTTGCTCACTTGTTCTTATTTGATCTTTCGTCCGTCCGAGCAAATCATAACCACCTTTAGAAGTCAAACAGAAATGCATAATTTAAAAGAGAATATGCACAAAGAGCAAACCATTTCGCGGTTGCATATAGTAAGGTGTGAATCATGTCGCAACAGTGTCAGCATGATTCAGAGGCCACATCTGCACCTACATGTTGATGTGACACAGGCAACACAGCACATGGCGAAATGGATCTGTCCTAAAAGAAATGacttaaaacatgctccagtgcAAGTTGGCCAAGGGCAGTACTATTTCAACTTCATTGTGCCACTGTCAAGCATTTCATAAGTAATTTATAACACCTAAATCTACAGATACAGCACGAATATAACTATGAAGCAACAATGTAACTTACCCTGATTTTTATATGTGGAAAGTATATCGTCTGTAATTTTCAGAATTCTCATAGCAAATAAGCCCTCCGTACCACCTGCaaacaaaatataaattgttTTATCCCGGATGCAAATGAGAATCATAGCACTGACACGATAGAATTAAAATGAAGAACAAACAGGCAACTATTACATCTTTTGGGATTTGCTATGTGGATACTTTCCTGCCACTTAGCTCGAAGAAAAATTCAATTACCATTCAAGGGCTACATCCTTTCCCACTATTCCTGCCCGATTCTTCCTTGATCTAGCTctctctccaaaaattctttaagTTGCATTGTTGATATATATTCAAAGATCTTCTCTTAAATTTAGATATTTTAGTAAAGCCTTGGATGATTTTAGCTCATCTTATCCTCAAGCTCACCATAAGTATTGTGATTTCTCTTCTTTATAGCCCCTGTTTTTTATCTCATCATCCTTGTTCCTACTAcacttttcttaaaaattttattcataAGTCAATTAATCACAAGAATACATAAATCTCATAGCCAAACCCACAAAATTGATCTCAGTGTCAGCTAAGGAATGGTAACTACCTAAACAcacctcagagagagagagagagagagagagagcatctgTAAGTTAAGTGTTAGTTTGGAAGATAAAGCCACATAATACAGCAAGAACTTCACCAAATATACAAGTACATGGGGATTTTTTTTGAAGTCCATGGGAGATGTTTGATTCAAGTAGTCGTTCCTAAGGTAAGTTCATCCAAAGGTTGGGCACTTCTCCTGCTTGAATCGTTGAAATAAAGTGTCTTGGAAGACTTAAAGTTTTAGCTCAACTTTGTCTGGGAGGACCTAGAATTAGCTCAACTTTGAGTCGAGCTCCGAGAATACAAACTAGTAAAAACATTGTTATTATTGGGATTGGTGTGAACAGTCATAAATAGTGCCCTGAAAATGACTCTTTCATTGATGAACTTGACTCCACTGATTATATAGTCCCTATAAAATTCAGGAGGTTTTACAAAACTACATAAATTGCTTTACCATAAAAGTGCATAAAActgtttaaaatattaaataaccaAGGGAAAATAATTGGGAAAAAACGTTCAAGTGAGATGGCAcaaatatatatgatatcaaacgaattaaaatatatataacgaGGAGCAAACTTTTAATAGAGTGATCAATCAAGATGGGAGGGAATAACACAAATGCTTACCAACAAATCCAAATAATGTGCTCTCTGGGTTATGAGATTTAATGGCATTATAAAGACCCCAAATTACATTATGTCCTCCTGGGGATTGTCTCCCACAAAATACAATTCCCACCCTGCATCAGAAGATTTAGAGATAAAATGATGTTCGATAAGATAAGTTGTCGAACTAAGCAAAACCTGTTAGGGACTAGACAAAATAAGCAAATCCAGAAGGTTAAGAAAAGGCTTAATAAAGCAAATAATTCTCAAATTCAAAATTGACCTGCTacacaaaaatgatacaaatatgtAATGAAAAAATATCTCTATTTTGCATCGCAGTGACAATCTTAATAAAAAAAGCTTATATTACAGATAAAAATAGAACTTTTGACAAGAAATGTACAAATGCTTGCCAATGATGAAGTTTCATGGTGAGAAAGAGCGATATAAACAAGAAGTCTAGTGAATGACAAGTCCTTCAAAACTTTTTCTGAAAAGATTATATTATAGAAATGACTTCCCTGTGATGTATAAAATCTGTTAAATGACTAGCCAAGTGTAATTATTCTAGCAATCGAGTGTCAGTATTACAATGAATCATAAAACTGTTGGTCCCTGTCTAGAAGTTTAAGGCCATGGAAGAGACAAGAAAGCCGTATTGAAGAGTAAATAAAAGACTAATTAGATCTTCGAGACCATAACCATATAAAATTCAAATGACAGAAGAACATTCTCTCATCAAATACAATCCAAATTAGGCAGAAAAATCAAATAAATCTAGCAAACCAGTATGGACCTGATAGCTGGATGCTCTTCTATTATCTGTGCATCTGGAACACTAGCGGTAGCCCTCAAAAAATGAGCCAAAGGTTGCCCAGATGTGTGAGGAAAGGCCTGTCTGATAGCATGGTCATCTGCAGGGTCTGCAGCAATTGTTGTGTCACCAAACTCAACCCTAACTGTTGTCCCCTGTTAAAGATGCAACAGGGAAAAAGGAAACAGGAAAAAAGATTCAGAACGAAAAATATGGTGCACTACAtatgagaaagaaaggaaaaagttGAAACAAATATTCAGTATGGGTACTGAATTCATGTATAAGATCGCCATAAACGAATATCTTGATCTGAAGTTGTGCCATCTAATTATTCGATCCTAGATAACAATTTTACATATGATAAATGCCATAATACATGTTTTTTTTCCCTATACTATACCACATTGACACAGCAAAATTAAACGGTGATATTAAACAAGAATGCTTCTTTCTCAGGGTATCATCACAAATCTAATCAGATTGTGGGGAAAAATCATATCCTATGGTTTGTCACAACTAGTCGCCAAACATAATGGAAGGAAAGGCACATATGAGACACAAATTTGTCCTGAAAGGGTTTAGAGATATCTTTGCTCTCCTAAAGTGGACGAGGCAGTCCACCGACCCAGCGAAGTTGCTGCGAGGAATATGATCGGTGACCAAACACTAGAATAGTAGAAAGGAGTACGCTCTTATGTTGAACTGTGACTTCAAGTTCACTCGCTTATGTCGTATCGAAACTAAAAACCATCGGAATGAGAATGCAGCCACAAGAATAAGAAAAACATCACAATGTTCCGAACTTGAAAGGATCGAAGTTTTTATTCCGATCTGAAACCCCACGATCCAATTACTCGGAACCGACCacttcgatcaaaaaaattatattatagaagACAAGGTAGCAAAAAGATTACAGAATAAGAGGAGGGCGGAGGAGATCTCGACGGAAGCGAACCATAGCGAAGGAGACAAAGAGTCTACCTGAAGGCATAGAGGGAGTTCCGGCTGGTAAAGAGCCCGCTGCTTCTGTAGACCCGACAGGTCTCGCGGGACGCCGTAGTCGGATTCCATCGTCGTCGCTCTGCTTCTTCCTCTGTCGTCTCGTCTCCTATAGCGTTACCGGTTGGAAGAAGCGTTATATATACCCCCCACCAACCCTTCGCATCCGCTCCCCGGAGAAACCCCAAAGAGTTGGCCGGTATTTACGAAAGAGACACGGCGGCGGTGCGGTGCCGATGAAACGGGTTTCGGTCTGTCCCTGAGCACGTCGATGGTATCGAGTGGCCGATCCCATCGAGGAGGTGCATGTAACCCGTTAACCGGGGAATGTACCCACTGCTTTCTTTCCAAATTTATTTATTGAAcaatatttagttattggtagaatttaaaaaaaaaaaagagttaaggACGATttcctttaaaaaatatatattcatattttaaatatttttaaatcgatATCtcactttatttatttttttcaaataatatttcaaatttaaaaatattcaaaaaatttctatcattttttttaattttttacaagTTTTATATTGTTATAGTACTCTTATTTGATTTACttataatatttatagtatttttattaagatatttaaaatattatagatgctattaaaaaatattataagtaacaTTATCTCTTTGGTTGTTATTGTTCGTCAACTAtcataatagcatatttttatggtTTTATTGTTGGTTTGGTAAAGGTTAGGAgttcattttgatcatttataattattttgagTAGGTTTaacaatttaaaatataaatatttcagaATTTTTAATGAATAATTTATGGGTAAATATTCATCTTGAAGACGCAATTGATGATTTTGGAAATGTAGTTTAACATCCCAAAAACTTGGGACTTTTCGGCTTCACGCTGCTGTGCAACAGACGGACGGAGGGACGCACCCATTAGTAGTTGGCTCAGCACCAAATTGCATTTAcacagaaaacaaaagaaaagattatATTCGTTGTGATGCCGATGCCTTCGTCTGCGCCCACAGCAGTTCAGGAGATCCACTCGATGCGTGCATCCGCCAGTCAACACTCTTATATGGGATGATTCTTTTAGCTCAAGTGCCACAATATTTCCCCTCTGCCACACTAGACAAGCATATCACACCATATAAAATATGGGGGAGGAGAGAATATACATGAATATACATCTTCtctagagagaaagagagagagctcTTTTGATGAGCATCGTCCTCTAACTTGGTAGCTGACGAATCCTGATACAAAAGACACAAGATTGTTGTTCATTTCAATGATAAAACCTACATTCCTGGCAGGCAGTCCCCACAAATGAAAGGATGCACACCCGGACATGAGACAGACAGTAACATAGTGAGAGCAAAACCAAGATTAACGTTCCATTTGCTCCCAAATTACATTATCCTTTTGGGTTTTACTAGAAACCTTTTGATAGtaaaaagagaaagaggtgtCCGAAATATTTGGTGCTTTTTTACCAGAAGAACTAATATCGACAAGAAAATTTTCATTCTCCTAAAAACATGTCACTATTTGTATCTTTAGTTGTACATCCACCTTGCaatcacaacacacacacacatgcaaaATAAAAGACCTGTATGTATCTGGATATTTAATTGGATACAGTTCTAATGCACAGATAACAGGAAACGCCTAACCAAAAATGTACTACTTGATAAAAGACCACTAAGGTGCCTTGCAGAGAACTATAATTTGAACTATTTGAATTCATAAGTTAATAGCAGAGCAAAAtcatatcattttctaaaatcacTAAAGGACCTTGCAGAGAAACTATACTTTTA harbors:
- the LOC135624029 gene encoding uncharacterized protein LOC135624029: MRLIDRSDSPQDVAAAVVCSALLVLSAASAAAVLRVRRLCRRRLHDIVNPLWSVRLVLLLFASIWSLSDILRSPIFRRRLPLPFRRRLDILCHAHLVATQALAEPAFLTVVLFLLRASIRPKPASSASAFAAAIAAALVSALPFLTLYSLYLTVSTWDLRRLSLPPVLFGPSDSGVTSISSSAAAAYQCTYPLIGAVLLAVLGAVYVPVFISASWGAVSVVINRRLRARLYALSATVVGALSVQVAALTFSTLCNPGDTAFQWLSLAAAVAFATLAAVGEAILVVWPIIDALSVGKTEEATPKHMQSTCVVGVRDVAQEEGEVDGGVV
- the LOC135621916 gene encoding pyrophosphate--fructose 6-phosphate 1-phosphotransferase subunit alpha-like, giving the protein MESDYGVPRDLSGLQKQRALYQPELPLCLQGTTVRVEFGDTTIAADPADDHAIRQAFPHTSGQPLAHFLRATASVPDAQIIEEHPAIRVGIVFCGRQSPGGHNVIWGLYNAIKSHNPESTLFGFVGGTEGLFAMRILKITDDILSTYKNQGGYDLLGRTKDQIRTSEQVNATMSACQELNLTGLVIIGGVTSHTDAAQLAETFVESKCQTKVVGVPVTLNGDLKNQFVETDVGFDTICKVNSQLISNVCTDALSAEKYYYFIRLMGRKASHVALECTLQSHPNMVILGEDVAVSKLTIFDITKQICDAVQARAEKDKYHGVILIPEGLVESIPELYALLQEIHGLHRQGVSVETIPSQLSPWASALFEFLPPFMRKQVVLHPESDDSAQLSQIETERLLAHLVETEMNRRLKEGTYIGKKFNSICHFFGYQARGSLPSKFDCDYAYALGHVCYHILAAGLNGYMATITNLKNPVNKWRCGAAPIPAMMTVKRLYGAGATAIGKPAIHPATVDLEGKAYELVRLRASSFLMDDIYRNPGPIQFEGPGADANSISLCVEDQDYMGRIKLLQEYMDKVKSIVKPGCSQDVLKAALSAMASVTDVLALMSSSSMNGQTPL